A DNA window from Boseongicola sp. contains the following coding sequences:
- a CDS encoding DUF983 domain-containing protein: MFHEQITDENEHRHDAEDRDVRGSMLRGWRRKCPRCGKGPLMKGYLAVRDTCPVCDQKLSVHRADDGPAYLTILIVGHIMAPSIIWAFTEFRPDPLVLATTFTVGCVGLSLYLLPRLKGAIVGLQWAKRLHGFGAAKAA, from the coding sequence ATGTTCCATGAACAAATCACAGATGAAAATGAACACCGGCACGATGCTGAAGATCGTGACGTGCGCGGCTCGATGCTGCGCGGGTGGCGGCGCAAATGTCCACGCTGTGGCAAGGGCCCTTTGATGAAGGGATACTTGGCTGTGCGCGATACCTGCCCTGTTTGTGATCAAAAACTCTCGGTTCATCGAGCGGACGATGGTCCTGCCTATCTGACAATTCTGATTGTCGGGCATATCATGGCACCATCGATTATCTGGGCGTTCACTGAATTTCGGCCCGACCCGTTGGTTTTGGCGACGACTTTCACTGTCGGATGTGTCGGACTTTCGCTATACCTTTTGCCAAGGCTGAAGGGGGCGATTGTCGGGTTGCAATGGGCGAAAAGACTTCACGGATTTGGGGCCGCCAAAGCGGCGTGA